In the genome of Dethiosulfovibrio peptidovorans, the window GGAATAAAATGCAAATCAACCAAAAAAAGCCCCCGGTTCTTGTGTAAAAAACCGGGGGCAAAGAGTGATCCTGTGAGCTGTTCAGATCAGATTAGTACCAGCCCCGCAGTTTCATAACCTCTGCAACCCGTTTTACGGAAATCATATATGCAGCTTCCCGGACGGTTGAATTGGTTTCCTGGGCAAGATCCCAAATATCATTGAAGGCGTTGATCATGGCAATTTCCTGCTTTGCATACACTTCTTCT includes:
- a CDS encoding glutamate dehydrogenase, producing EEVYAKQEIAMINAFNDIWDLAQETNSTVREAAYMISVKRVAEVMKLRGWY